A single region of the Leishmania panamensis strain MHOM/PA/94/PSC-1 chromosome 21 sequence genome encodes:
- a CDS encoding mitochondrial glycoprotein, putative (TriTrypDB/GeneDB-style sysID: LpmP.21.0040) — protein sequence MSLFRCTVRRLCGSTGPFLVNSVASSSRMPPHNLKLSHVLGTRQFSLFGVSMNHSKLLVQCTLSSPFYKRDSRSRAVRRRGKVNVLGSIEFECQLSNICRGFPLVLGLSCATRGGLLVINGAIFSPVGTTVLEGPELASSQFTYQGPHMNQSHLAEVAIGRRLHRSPLDDIAHIEAAFFSTTDCFGSSSRTWFGHTPVHTVKPELVDSIAKLVGAFGIDDTLAEYVEWKARAVDKAERDAWINISNVLLPNLEKL from the coding sequence ATGTCCCTTTTTAGGTGCACTGTACGCCGACTATGTGGTAGCACTGGCCCTTTCTTGGTAAACTCTGTTGCGTCATCTTCGCGCATGCCACCGCACAACTTGAAGCTTAGCCATGTCCTCGGAACGCGCCAGTTTTCACTCTTTGGTGTATCGATGAATCACTCGAAACTCCTGGTACAATGCACGCTGTCTTCGCCATTTTACAAGCGTGATAGTAGGAGCAGAGCAGTTCGCAGGCGCGGGAAAGTGAACGTGCTTGGATCTATTGAATTTGAATGCCAGCTTAGCAACATCTGTCGTGGCTTCCCGCTTGTCTTGGGTCTTTCTTGTGCCACACGCGGTGGGCTCTTGGTTATCAATGGTGCAATCTTTTCACCGGTGGGTACCACGGTGCTGGAGGGGCCGGAACTCGCATCTAGCCAATTTACTTACCAGGGTCCGCATATGAACCAGTCGCATTTGGCAGAGGTTGCTATTGGACGCAGGCTTCATCGTTCACCATTAGATGACATTGCACATATTGAGGCGGCTTTTTTTAGCACAACAGATTGCTTTGGCAGCTCTTCTAGAACCTGGTTCGGTCACACACCAGTTCACACTGTAAAACCTGAACTTGTCGATAGTATTGCCAAGCTTGTTGGCGCATTTGGGATAGATGACACACTCGCTGAATATGTCGAATGGAAGGCACGTGCTGTAGACAAAGCGGAGCGAGACGCATGGATTAACATATCCAATGTCCTGTTACCAAATCTAGAGAAACTCTAG
- a CDS encoding hypothetical protein (TriTrypDB/GeneDB-style sysID: LpmP.21.0050), whose protein sequence is MKKFMLDTRAALGVAPKTIDYDYDEMSVNVKTISHTLSKYLSEIEHMKSACHNLVMAMEGMSKVFDTMTAGNGIPESMKSLAAHYTELARTAQTELLVDYKKVLDDDESITEIRRLVTTCKALETRRNKVRSEYDTYRDAVSKKETVYRRRGKSLSESKVYEGEVARRDSLKAEYEKADKEFKVKYMELSAIKASSYKGAMAVYLESFSQLLTSVEKGMDATKRKIDVVEV, encoded by the coding sequence ATGAAGAAGTTTATGCTGGACACCAGAGCCGCCCTGGGTGTCGCACCCAAGACAATAGACTATGATTACGACGAAATGTCTGTCAATGTGAAGACTATCAGCCATACTCTTTCCAAGTACCTGTCTGAAATTGAACACATGAAGTCAGCTTGCCACAACCTTGTGATGGCGATGGAGGGTATGTCGAAGGTCTTTGATACAATGACAGCTGGAAATGGCATTCCTGAGTCCATGAAGAGCCTTGCAGCACACTATACCGAGCTGGCGAGAACGGCGCAGACCGAGCTTCTTGTAGACTACAAGAAGGTGCTTGACGACGATGAAAGCATAACTGAGATTAGGAGGCTTGTAACAACTTGCAAAGCTCTGGAGACAAGGCGCAACAAGGTGAGGAGCGAGTATGACACGTACCGCGATGCTGTGAGCAAGAAAGAAACTGTATACAGAAGGAGGGGCAAAAGTCTTTCTGAATCGAAGGTTTACGAAGGAGAAGTTGCCAGGCGCGACAGCCTCAAGGCTGAGTATGAGAAAGCCGACAAAGAGTTCAAGGTGAAGTATATGGAGCTGTCTGCGATAAAGGCCTCCAGCTACAAGGGTGCCATGGCAGTTTATTTGGAAAGCTTCTCACAGCTGCTGACTTCTGTGGAGAAAGGAATGGACgcgacgaagagaaagatagATGTGGTTGAGGTCTag
- a CDS encoding hypothetical protein (TriTrypDB/GeneDB-style sysID: LpmP.21.0060): MLKIKTVLKTAPATQDEEYDRRKRGMKELGTALRSYKSAMAKAKASVKRVVESLGEVCKVFDTLSNDPNIPNCTKDCTLALAASMDRIEGALLSGFNAAMDSTVLSAVDELKAMYDECAKLEAERNKVMHKYDAYREDINKKESVYQRKSKDALASKSYCAEVAKRDELAMCFEAADQKFKDTHDKLTQVRATACTKALNAFMKCTSNFMEEISSEFNGLKSSSESAIQVLSLGMHAEYENDN; the protein is encoded by the coding sequence ATGCTGAAAATCAAAACGGTGCTGAAAACGGCGCCGGCTACACAGGACGAGGAGTACGACCGCCGTAAACGTGGAATGAAAGAGCTGGGTACTGCTCTTCGCAGCTACAAAAGTGCCATGGCGAAAGCAAAAGCGTCTGTTAAGCGCGTTGTAGAATCGCTCGGCGAAGTCTGCAAGGTATTTGACACGCTCTCTAACGACCCAAACATTCCAAACTGCACTAAGGATTGTACATTGGCTCTGGCAGCGTCTATGGATCGCATCGAAGGCGCGCTTCTTTCAGGGTTTAACGCTGCAATGGACTCGACTGTCCTCTCTGCTGTTGACGAGCTGAAGGCCATGTATGATGAGTGCGCCAAGCTGGAGGCTGAGCGCAACAAGGTCATGCACAAGTATGATGCGTACCGCGAAGATATCAACAAAAAAGAGTCAGTTTACCAGCGCAAGTCAAAGGACGCACTGGCGTCGAAATCCTACTGCGCCGAGGTTGCGAAGCGGGATGAGCTGGCGATGTGCTTTGAGGCTGCTGATCAGAAATTTAAAGATACCCACGACAAACTCACACAAGTCCGTGCGACCGCATGCACAAAAGCTCTCAACGCATTCATGAAGTGCACGTCGAATTTCATGGAGGAGATCTCCAGCGAATTCAACGGACTGAAAAGCTCGTCAGAGAGTGCGATACAAGTGCTGAGCCTTGGAATGCATGCAGAGTACGAAAACGACAACTAA
- a CDS encoding Qb-SNARE protein, putative (TriTrypDB/GeneDB-style sysID: LpmP.21.0070) yields the protein MITNDPFNDSVKELRELVVRAKLIEQQVTQKGVISPSSATELRDTKESAEELLQFLKEMLRVVDERGGRVQGKVFSANEIMERQTIVRSLESDVAEARIFYEKIVASAAQRQRVAEASVAGPGEIYGGAPDEFISAQTFAQREEEKVQDEVLDRLTLGLRELRETGFHIHEELDTQEIMLDNVDRDISSVQVRLRAANAKVDKLLASMSNKGKVGVIAMLLFILVLLAFFGLR from the coding sequence ATGATTACCAACGACCCGTTCAATGACTCTGTAAAAGAGCTGCGTGAGCTTGTTGTGCGAGCAAAGCTCATTGAGCAGCAGGTGACGCAGAAGGGCGTAATCTCTCCATCAAGTGCGACAGAGCTCCGCGACACCAAGGAGAGTGCGGAGGAACTGCTGCAGTTCCTGAAAGAAATGCTCCGTGTTGTCGACGAGCGCGGTGGAAGGGTGCAGGGCAAAGTGTTTTCTGCTAACGAAATTATGGAGCGACAGACTATTGTACGTAGTCTCGAAAGCGATGTAGCGGAAGCTCGCATCTTCTATGAAAAAATTGTGGCATCTGCCGCACAGAGGCAGCGAGTGGCAGAAGCGTCTGTAGCTGGCCCCGGAGAAATCTACGGCGGCGCACCGGACGAGTTTATATCCGCGCAGACATTTGCTCAGcgtgaagaggaaaaggtcCAGGATGAGGTGCTGGATCGACTCACCCTCGGACTGCGCGAATTACGTGAAACAGGCTTTCACATTCACGAAGAGCTGGACACGCAGGAGATCATGCTCGACAACGTTGATCGCGACATCTCAAGCGTCCaggtgcgcctgcgcgctgCAAATGCGAAGGTCGATAAGCTTCTTGCCAGTATGTCGAACAAGGGAAAGGTGGGCGTCATTGCAATGCTGCTTTTCATTCTTGTCTTACTCGCATTCTTTGGCCTTAGGTAG
- a CDS encoding hypothetical protein (TriTrypDB/GeneDB-style sysID: LpmP.21.0080) encodes MSVTTELAGLVRRLSPQAYERVLLLLHCLIASSEDNHGTSNPQSLSLKAICDVALCACPGPVPRFLFALSSNDKLLRSADCGLTWRLCFSRSSEPRKADTAGAQDLLDDVTSLLKSTVATDDVVSGNGASSVVCCADGYGDIVALCGHSGFLAVSGDKGVTFTTATDYLMSDFGEKAHLRHICVLDTNRILVSDDLRVVCVTVQCAGYGLVALGKARVALVCATQICMLHAYSMGGGARGAAVAENRKLHLSFDGAVSFVEVRHCLGRIRDFDTTAALRHCELPDFPQGNLASSLGLINTEVSTSPPRSASAYDYVSGYKRDTSASKGESAAALMQFEAGALQYGADVFYRFFFVAGCGAEVLPCDYSALLCVCTRREDNHVFVISTASSVSYIPFSQSRNHGRLLCAVARSADGSGSYVASRGSIVGTSVSRDLDCWSTPRGAAPVGLLAVGGGDILTCGRNKVVSRVGGDAEAHTILRDMCVPMLVTAFPM; translated from the coding sequence ATGAGTGTGACAACAGAGCTTGCTGGCCTGGTGCGACGTCTCTCGCCACAAGCATACGAACGagtgctccttctcctgcacTGCCTGATCGCCAGCAGCGAAGACAACCATGGCACCAGCAACCCACAGTCACTATCTCTGAAGGCCATCTGTGACGTTGCGCTCTGTGCGTGCCCGGGGCCGGTGCCTCGATTTCTGTTTGCGCTGTCGAGCAACGACAAGCTGCTCCGAAGCGCTGACTGTGGACTCACCTGGCGCCTGTGTTTCTCCAGGTCCAGCGAACCTCGTAAAGCTGACACAGCCGGCGCGCAGGATCTCCTCGACGATGTGACGAGCCTGCTCAAATCCACGGTGGCCACCGATGATGTCGTCAGTGGCAATGGTGCCTCGTCTGTTGTGTGTTGTGCAGATGGCTACGGGGACATTGTCGCCCTATGCGGTCACAGCGGTTTCCTCGCAGTCTCAGGTGACAAGGGTGTGACTTTCACGACGGCGACGGATTACTTGATGAGCGACTTTGGTGAGAAGGCGCACCTCCGACACATTTGCGTCTTGGACACCAACCGCATTCTCGTGAGTGACGACCTACGAGTagtgtgtgtgactgtgcAGTGCGCTGGATATGGACTGGTTGCACTGGGAAAAGCACGCGTAGCGTTAGTGTGTGCCACACAAATCTGCATGCTGCACGCCTACTCCAtgggtggcggcgcgcgcggcgccgccgtggctGAAAACAGAAAGCTGCATCTCTCGTTTGATGGCGCTGTCTCGTTTGTGGAGGTGCGTCATTGCCTTGGGCGTATTCGTGACTtcgacaccaccgctgcgttGCGTCACTGCGAGCTTCCAGACTTCCCACAGGGAAACTTGGCGTCTTCACTGGGGCTGATAAACACAGAGGTcagcacctctccccctcggtCCGCCTCGGCGTATGATTACGTCAGCGGGTATAAGCGCGATACCTCAGCCAGCAAGGGAgagtcagcagcggcgttgaTGCAATTCGAAGCTGGTGCACTGCAATACGGTGCTGATGTCTTCTACCGTTTTTTCTTCGTGGCTGGCTGCGGCGCTGAGGTGCTTCCCTGCGACTACTCTGccctgctgtgtgtgtgcacgcggcGCGAGGATAATCACGTTTTTGTTATATCCACTGCATCCTCTGTTTCCTACATACCCTTCTCCCAATCCCGGAACCATGGTCGGCTTCTCTGCGCTGTTGCTCGCAGCGctgatggcagcggcagttACGTCGCCAGTCGAGGGAGTATCGTTGGTACGAGCGTCTCTCGCGATTTGGATTGCTGGAGCACCCCGCGTGGAGCGGCACCTGTTGGGTTGCTGGCAGTGGGAGGTGGTGACATTCTCACATGTGGACGCAACAAGGTAGTGTCGCGAGTCGGAGGAGACGCCGAAGCGCACACAATTCTAAGGGATATGTGTGTGCCTATGCTGGTGACTGCCTTTCCGATGTAA
- a CDS encoding hypothetical protein (TriTrypDB/GeneDB-style sysID: LpmP.21.0090), with the protein MGNTCAKTGEVVDNRNNSQYRDEDLKQYKTKQQIKSKDAQSSLTKEEVLAEHETTSVVKNIEALQHMMKPVVSVVTSELRHEDFRQFTSVFARGKAALAVASCAQVQQPRHILLAGEDRSVALLNYETGHVMRRWVHAHGGDINCITTPTSSGLFATASRDRTVKVWDFTSNGSLAELRGHTMNVTSIDMNPGGNLLVSGSRDNTVRLWDVNRAEELFCGDVKLNLVHFVRFMSSMNCVAQGGEDLVIRLWDVRTQGSHSDLCLSKTIEGMDYYPVCCETIPENPYMLLTGHNGVNSCGSYVAEWDVRTGKRVALYKGHDATVSCVRMVAANIYGKGSFFTSSDDGTIGVWNLEDGKMNREVQLSVEHRFCLPEGHITAFVAEDNGDIIITLDDGCVIALRPAVRGEFVIPSLRLRYVGVLTVQ; encoded by the coding sequence ATGGGAAATACGTGTGCCAAGACTGGCGAAGTGGTGGACAACCGCAACAATAGCCAGTATCGCGATGAGGACTTGAAGCAATACAAGACGAAACAGCAAATCAAGTCGAAGGATGCGCAGTCTTCTCTAACAAAAGAAGAGGTGTTAGCTGAGCATGAAACAACTTCTGTGGTAAAGAACATTGAGGCGCTCCAGCATATGATGAAACCTGTCGTCTCTGTTGTCACCTCGGAGTTGCGCCATGAAGATTTCCGTCAGTTCACTTCTGTGTTTGCCCGCGGGAAGGCAGCGCTTGCAGTGGCGTCGTGTGCCcaagtgcagcagccgcggcatATTCTGCTGGCCGGTGAGGACAGGAGTGTGGCGTTGCTTAACTACGAGACGGGCCACGTGATGCGGCGCTGGGTGCATGCTCACGGAGGCGACATCAACTGCATTACGACACCGACCTCGTCGGGGCTGTTTGCCACGGCCAGCCGTGACAGGACTGTGAAAGTGTGGGATTTCACCTCGAACGGCTCCCTCGCGGAACTGCGCGGACACACGATGAATGTAACCAGCATTGACATGAACCCTGGCGGCAACCTCCTCGTGTCGGGAAGCAGAGATAATACTGTGCGCTTGTGGGACGTCAACAGAGCTGAGGAACTGTTTTGTGGGGATGTTAAGCTCAACCTTGTGCACTTTGTCCGCTTCATGTCGTCCATGAATTGCGTCGCGCAGGGAGGTGAAGACTTGGTGATTCGCCTGTGGGATGTGCGCACACAGGGATCGCACAGCGACTTGTGCCTCTCCAAAACAATCGAGGGAATGGACTACTATCCGGTGTGCTGTGAAACGATACCTGAAAACCCGTACATGCTGCTCACTGGTCACAACGGCGTGAACAGCTGTGGATCATACGTGGCAGAGTGGGATGTGCGAACCGGAAAGCGCGTGGCTCTGTACAAAGGCCACGACGCCACCGTCTCCTGCGTGCGAATGGTGGCCGCCAACATCTACGGGAAAGGCTCCTTTTTCACCTCCAGTGATGACGGGACGATTGGGGTGTGGAACTTAGAAGATGGGAAGATGAATAGAGAGGTTCAGCTCTCGGTGGAGCATCGTTTTTGCCTCCCTGAGGGCCATATCACCGCGTTTGTGGCGGAGGACAACGGGGACATAATAATCACATTAGATGACGGCTGCGTCATCGCACTTCGTCCCGCCGTCAGGGGTGAATTCGTCATTCCTTCACTTCGACTGCGCTACGTTGGTGTGCTCACTGTGCAGTAG
- a CDS encoding hypothetical protein (TriTrypDB/GeneDB-style sysID: LpmP.21.0100) → MAASTATQNTGGCSSEPHEGRLRLVYAAHQSLEDDLSTFLAFSAAARKHDEIAGPTNEGFSPWTGVMESATKCIGATSRCLRLFNPTRTVTQSKGMTLLTKLYGTGAAPHERVSTFLSHIREAFDGVLPVEIALSGGHCLRRLDPSAADEYLVAFIIDWVTLAEEQADPFRRRFRELLSTHKPFHFHFRAAVLLQIECAALSGHNKHVFAAYNTQALDSILTPVTREELKKYEVTCWQDAARHREVESVAAAPFASAAPVSTTSAVLAPYKQQETQRGTSLGMSRGGAVTPSSSGMANWRRDAIRIGALLLLLAVLLRLVSGPLARLLKRALQVARAAPAHQRTLTL, encoded by the coding sequence ATGGCTGCAAGTACAGCGACTCAGAACACCGGTGGCTGCAGTAGCGAGCCACACGAGGGCCGACTCCGCCTCGTGTACGCGGCGCACCAGTCACTGGAGGACGATCTGAGCACCTTTCTTGCCttctccgcagcggcgagaaAGCACGACGAGATTGCAGGTCCGACCAACGAAGGCTTCTCACCGTGGACAGGGGTGATGGAGTCCGCAACGAAATGTATTGGCGCCACCTCCCGCTGCCTTCGACTATTCAATCCGACCAGGACGGTCACGCAGTCCAAAGGCATGACTTTGCTGACAAAGCTCTACGGCACAGGCGCGGCACCCCATGAAAGGGTGAGCACCTTCCTCTCGCACATCCGTGAAGCATTTGATGGTGTGTTGCCTGTAGAAATCGCTCTCAGCGGTGGACATTGTCTGCGGAGACTAGACCCCTCCGCTGCAGATGAGTACCTGGTAGCCTTCATTATTGACTGGGTGACCCTAGCAGAAGAACAGGCAGATCCCTTCCGACGGCGCTTTCGGGAGCTACTTTCGACACACAAACCCTTTCACTTCCATTTTCGTGCGGCCGTGCTTCTCCAGATTGAGTGCGCTGCTCTGTCCGGGCACAACAAGCACGTCTTCGCAGCGTACAACACACAGGCGCTGGATTCTATACTGACCCCTGTCACTCGAGAAGAACTCAAGAAGTACGAAGTCACGTGCTGGCAAGACGCAGCGCGGCACCGCGAGGTAGAGAGCGTAGCGGCTGCACCCTTTGCGTCTGCCGCCCCTGTCTCAACGACGTCCGCTGTACTGGCCCCGTACAAGCAGCAAGAGACGCAGCGGGGCACCTCTCTCGGGATGagtcgaggaggcgcagtCACCCCATCGTCCTCCGGAATGGCAAACTGGAGGCGGGATGCCATCCGCATcggcgccctcctcctcctcctggcaGTTCTGCTTCGCTTAGTGTCGGGCCCACTTGCAAGGCTGTTGAAGCGCGCCTTGCAAGTAGCACGcgcggcaccagcacaccagcgcaccTTAACACTGTGA
- a CDS encoding membrane transporter, putative (TriTrypDB/GeneDB-style sysID: LpmP.21.0110) produces MMITDLFSLIEKKYQVLLIFIIFTVNNGFAWLMFEPVADWLKTNVHGMTSRTLQLLSSWQPLVFLCMFIPIMKLVTRYDGLRLAVRIGAAAEIVGATFKLIGAFAHKSTFGLVMLNIGQIFSGVGSPVATGAVSALSATWFEPEERTRATAAAVLFNSVGNSLCYIFVPTLTKKLSFSAVTVYELFMAVISLSLAWMLMPQEPEPTEVDTEGKMQTILQLSATSNSKSEGDVVAHSKEHLSLVTQLRSLWSIPSCVCLLVVYVWLSGGFSAWISLFADTYSKFYSEEFIGIMSFFGMISYVVGGIASSYVVDLYFPRQMKYVIFFCITMNMLCNLIFIACTPNDRSYSLWNLGQSFIVFSTALCGFWNGAAAPLFYELVAEISFPVEEGVSGICISVMENVGALVFYQVVSRFFTGQSMTVAYSFGMTVAVALSAAVKQRYNRSYHAYLLQNAEGED; encoded by the coding sequence ATGATGATTACCGaccttttttctctcatcGAAAAGAAGTACCAGGTGTTACTCATCTTCATCATTTTCACCGTAAATAATGGCTTTGCCTGGCTCATGTTCGAGCCCGTCGCTGATTGGCTCAAGACAAACGTGCATGGAATGACTAGCcggacgctgcagctgctgtcctcGTGGCAGCCACTGGTCTTCCTCTGTATGTTCATTCCTATTATGAAGTTGGTGACGAGATATGACGGGCTTCGTCTCGCTGTGCGtatcggcgccgctgctgagatCGTGGGTGCTACTTTCAAGCTCATTGGCGCCTTTGCGCACAAATCCACTTTTGGTCTGGTCATGCTCAATATTGGCCAGATCTTCAGCGGCGTCGGCTCTCCTGTCGCCACCGGCGCTGTTTCGGCGCTTTCGGCCACGTGGTTCGAGCCGGAGGAGCGCACCCgtgccaccgcggccgcagTACTGTTCAACAGTGTGGGTAACTCGCTGTGTTACATCTTCGTCCCCACGCTAACAAAGAAACTGTCGTTTTCTGCGGTGACCGTGTACGAGCTGTTTATGGCGGTAATTAGTCTAAGTCTTGCCTGGATGCTCATGCCGCAGGAACCGGAGCCAACAGAGGTGGACACGGAGGGGAAGATGCAGACAATACTGCAGCTCAGCGCCACGTCGAATTCAAAGAGTGAGGGGGATGTTGTGGCCCACTCCAAAGAGCACTTGTCGCTGGTtacgcagctgcgctcgcTCTGGTCCATTCcgtcgtgcgtgtgcctgcttGTTGTGTACGTGTGGCTGAGCGGTGGCTTCTCCGCGTGGATATCGCTCTTCGCCGATACCTATTCCAAGTTTTACTCGGAGGAGTTCATCGGCATCATGAGCTTCTTCGGCATGATCTCCTACGTGGTAGGCGGTATCGCCTCCTCCTACGTGGTGGACCTCTATTTCCCACGTCAGATGAAGTATGTCATCTTCTTCTGCATCACCATGAACATGTTATGCAACCTTATCTTCATAGCCTGCACGCCGAACGACAGGAGCTACTCTCTGTGGAACCTGGGTCAGTCGTTCATCGTCTTTTCCACCGCACTTTGCGGCTTCTGGaacggtgctgcggctccaCTCTTCTACGAGCTGGTGGCGGAGATTTCGTTCCCGGTGGAAGAGGGCGTTAGCGGCATTTGCATCTCCGTCATGGAAAACGTTGGGGCCCTCGTGTTTTACCAGGTCGTCTCCCGCTTCTTCACCGGCCAGTCAATGACCGTGGCGTACTCGTTTGGCATGACAGTCGCCGTGGCGCTGTCGGCCGCCGTGAAGCAGCGCTACAATCGTTCCTACCACGCCTACTTGCTCCAGAACGCCGAGGGGGAGGATTAg